The genome window ATCGACCCCCTTTCCGCCGTGGTCTTGAGGGACGGTCTTAACCAGGACGACATCAGTTTCACTGATATAACGTGGCTCCACCTCATATGCCACACCCCTGATATGCGTCCCAAGCTCAGGCCGAGAAGAGGGGAGATGGTCGCTATCGAGAACTTCCTGGAGGAGCACCGCCATGAGTTGACGGTGAAACTAGCCTCGGACTACGATTACGTCGATTATGAGACCACTCTCGGAGAGCTCAGAACCACCATGATCTTGAAGGCATGGATCGATGAGACCTCCGAAAACGACCTATTCGAGAAATATCGCGTATCCCCAGGGGACCGATACAGTGCAGTACACAACGCCAACTGGCTCCTCTACTCTGCCTACGAACTCGCTAGGGTCTTAGGAACAGACAAGCATCGAGGCCATATACGGACACTAAGGGACAGAGTGAGGTATGGCGTAACTGAGAAGCTGCTCCCCCTGGTACGGCTGCAGGGTATCGGAAGAGTCCGGGCCAAAGTCCTTTACAACTCGGGTTTCAAATCAGCCTCCATCTTAAAGGCCGCTCCACTGGCTAGGCTTGTCGAAATACCCCTAATTGGGCCGAGTCTCGCGAAGACTATCAAGGAGCAGATTGGAGGGGTCGTGGACCAGGACGAGTGGAGGCGTCTCGATACTGACACGTCGGAGCAGCGTTCCATCACTGACTTTTTCGAGAAGCCCAGAGATAAACCCAAATCGGACCGCTGATAGATCAATTTGAAATGGGAAGGTTCGCAGCGATTCTCAGCAAGAGAGGCCAGAACGTATCAAGAAATATGGTCCAAATGCTTCGCGCTGGAATCAATCAGGCACCAGATGTCCAAGGGGTCTCCACCGGTGGAGTTGCTATCATCAAAGGGAGAATCAAGCTCTCTGATCTACCGGAAACACCCATTGCCCTCGGGCACTCTCTCACCAAGATCCACCCGGAGGACCCTCCACAACCTCTCACCCAATACGGATATTCCTTCTCTATCGAGGGCAGGAACCTGAGAGGGACGGGTCAATCTACCGCCAGTTCAACCGGTGATGCACTCGGCAAAGACCCGGTGGAAGGGCTCACCCGCTTAGTGACTGGAGGAAAAGGGACATTTGCAATAATAGCCCTATATAATCAAACCCTCCTTGGTGCCAGAGACCCAGTTGGTACAATCCCTCTTTACTATGGGGAGAATGAGAATATCGCGGCGATGGCCTCGAGCATGAAAATGTTGTGGTCTATTGGAGCTGAAGCACATACTCTCGAACCGGGCTCAATGTTAAGGATAACTGAGGAGGGGACCGCCATAGAGTCTGTATATGTCTTAACCCAACCCCCTCTCAGGGCAATCACTCTCAGCGAGGCTACCCTGGAGCTAGATAAGCTCATGACAGACTCCGTCGCAGCTAGGACATGGGGCTTAGCTAAAGCATCCCTCGGATTCTCAGGGGGAATCGACAGCAGCATTCTAGCCTACTACCTCGATAAGGCAGGAGTCGAACTCGATCTCATCTGCGTTGGCCTAGAGAATTCCAGAGAGTTCGAAATAGCAGAGATCGCTGCTGAGGCTCTCGGTCTCCCCTTGAGGCTCGAGGCATTTACGGTTGAGGACGCGGAGAACGACCTTGACGGGGTGCTCTGGAGCATCGAGGATCCAAACCCGATGAAGGCATCCATCGCTATCCCCCTCCACTGGGCGGTGAGAACGGCTGCCGAGTATGGATCTAAAGTGTTTTTCTCGGGGAACGGGAGCGACGAACTCTTCGGAGGGTATCACAGACACGCGCAGGAGTACGCGGATCACGGTGAAGCCGTTGTCACGTCTATATTCCGGGATGTCTCCGAGTCCTACAGGGTCAACTACGAGAGAGACCACATGGTATGCATGGACGCAGGGCTGGAGCTCAGGCTTCCCTTCTCGGACCAAACCCTTGTCCGGTGGGGACTCTCGATCCCCCCGAATCTCAAGCTCTCAGGGGGACCAAGGTCGCCGAGAAAAATCGTATTGAGAAGCCTCGCAAGACTCCTTAAGTTATCGGAAGAGATAGCCGGGAGACCCAAGAAGGCCATTCAGTACTCAACCGGAGTGAACCGTGCGCTGAAGATGCTTGCAAAGAGGGAGGGCAAGACCACGAGAGATTACATTTCTGAGAGGTTTCAGAACCTGAGAGACAAAAATATGCGGAGACTGATCTGATGGAAAAACAAGAGAGCATGACGGCTATTTCAAACCTCATGAGGGAGCATTATGGAGACCTTGACGTGGGACCCGAGAGGCTACTAGACCCTTATAGGACCCTCATCAACTGCGTCCTGTCCCACCGGACCCGGGACGAGAACTCGAGCAGGGCATCGCGTAACCTCTTCTCAGAGATTGATGGTCCGTTGGACCTCCTGGACATGGACCATGCGAAGCTTAAGGATTTAATCCACTGCTCGGGTTTCTACAACCAAAAGGCCAGAAACATCATCGCTATCAGCCATGTTCTCGTAGACGATTACGGTGGAATGGTCCCCAATGACAGAGACAC of Candidatus Bathyarchaeota archaeon contains these proteins:
- a CDS encoding asparagine synthetase B; this encodes MGRFAAILSKRGQNVSRNMVQMLRAGINQAPDVQGVSTGGVAIIKGRIKLSDLPETPIALGHSLTKIHPEDPPQPLTQYGYSFSIEGRNLRGTGQSTASSTGDALGKDPVEGLTRLVTGGKGTFAIIALYNQTLLGARDPVGTIPLYYGENENIAAMASSMKMLWSIGAEAHTLEPGSMLRITEEGTAIESVYVLTQPPLRAITLSEATLELDKLMTDSVAARTWGLAKASLGFSGGIDSSILAYYLDKAGVELDLICVGLENSREFEIAEIAAEALGLPLRLEAFTVEDAENDLDGVLWSIEDPNPMKASIAIPLHWAVRTAAEYGSKVFFSGNGSDELFGGYHRHAQEYADHGEAVVTSIFRDVSESYRVNYERDHMVCMDAGLELRLPFSDQTLVRWGLSIPPNLKLSGGPRSPRKIVLRSLARLLKLSEEIAGRPKKAIQYSTGVNRALKMLAKREGKTTRDYISERFQNLRDKNMRRLI
- the nth gene encoding endonuclease III, which gives rise to MEKQESMTAISNLMREHYGDLDVGPERLLDPYRTLINCVLSHRTRDENSSRASRNLFSEIDGPLDLLDMDHAKLKDLIHCSGFYNQKARNIIAISHVLVDDYGGMVPNDRDTLIGLPGVGPKTADIVLSYAFGKPVIAIDVHVSRVARRLGLAPDDGGPKCVKESLESLMPPDSYRFADHAFVRHGKEFCRNSNPRCTECFLSKLCSYPSSQSQ